The sequence ttcagcagaggagaagggagatgtgaagcaaagaaaacatgtCTTTGAGACCTGCCCATTTGGCAGCATCTCCAAGGCAtttgaggaagaaattcctGCCACCAGCATGGAAGAGGTAGTGAAAGGGGATGTGAAGTCTTTCAAGACCCTGTTTGAGACTCTCCCCTTAGACAGCATTAAGCAGGCTGATGCTGAGCCTGTCAccaaagaagaggagaagattCCAGCTGGCAATGTCAAAGCCAACCAAATCTTGTTTGAGACAACACCTCTGTATGCCATCAAGGATAGCTTTGGCAATTTCCATGAAGTTACCTCTGTAAGCAGAGAGCAAATCATCAGTGGTGATGTCAAGAACTACAAATGGATGTTTGAAACCAGGCCCCTGGACCAGTTTGATGAAAGCACCAAGAAAGTGGATATAATACGGGGGATCACAAAGCAAGAGGTGGTGGCTGGTGATGTCAGAACAGCCAAGTGGCTCTTTGAAACTCAGCCCATGGATGTCATTCATCACCAAGCCATGCAAGGTGAGGGGCATCCCTTGGTGAAGCGGGAGATCTCCCAGCGGGGGGATGTGAAGACCTGCAGGTGGCTTTTTGAGACCCAGCCCATCCACACCCTGTATGAGAAGGCTgaaaagaagcaggaagaggatgGCATTGTGCCCCAAGCTGATGTGAAGTCATACACATGGATGTTTGAGACTCGGCCCCTGGACTCCCTGAAAGGCCAGGAAGAGCAGTATTTACAAGTCAGTAAGGCATACAGTCAGGATGAATTACAGGGAGTTGATGTCAAAACTGTCCGGCACCTATTTGAAACTGAACCCTTGGGCAGCAGTGTTATCAGTGAAGCTGACCGAAAGAAAAATATGCGGTACTCCAGTCGTGTAGAGATACAGTCTGGGGAAGTGTCCAGAGTGAAGGAGTTCTTTGAAGCTAAGCCCTTGGATACAGCCACCAAACCAACATCCCAGAAGGATGATGGGACAATTGAAGCTGGATCTGTGCACAAGTTCACTTGGCTCTTTGAGAACTACCCCATGGACTCCCTGAAGGACAGCTCTGAGGGCATCCAGGAAATCCCTCCAGAGAAGAATATCAAGGGGGGAGATGTTGGGGGCAAAAGGTTCGTATTTGAGACCTATTCCCTTGGCCAAATCCATGACAAAGTGGATGAGACAGAGCTCCAGAAGATCCAAAAAGACACCATGAGCAAAGCCAATGTCAAGTCCTGCACAATGCTCTTTGAAAGCCAACCCTTATATGCTATCCAGGACAAAGAGGGGGGATACCATGAGGTCACCTCagtgcagaaagaagaaatcatgAAAGGTGATATGAAAGGTGCACGATGGTTGTTTGAAACTAAGCCTCTGGATCAGAtcaagaaggaagaagaggtgtTTGTGATTAGGGCTGTCACCCAAGAGGACATCAAGAAAGGAGATGTCCAGGCTGCCCGGTGGAGGTTTGAGACAGAGCCTCTCGACTCCTTCTCAGGGGGAAAGATGTCTGTGCCCAGAACAGTAGATGATGTGCAGAAGGGAGATGTTCAGTCTAACAAGAAGCTCTTTGAGTCCCAGCAAGTGGGCCAGAAGAAGTACGTGAGGATGGTCAGTGTCAGTGATGTTCAGCGGGGCGATGTGAGGACATCCACTTGGCTTTTTGAAAACCAGCCTGTGGACTCCCTGTATGGGGATGCAGAGAGAGGCTCATCTATCAGTACAGTGCAGAGAGAGGACAGCCAGAAAGGGGATGTAAAACGCTGCACATGGTTGTTTGAAACCCAGCCAATGGACACCCTTAAGGACCCAGAAGTGACAGCCAGTGCTGGGGCCCAAGAAGTGATCCCTCGTGCAGATGTGAAAAGTACAACATGGCTCTTCGAGAGCACACCCTTGGATAAATTTAGTGCTTCTGAAGGTAATATagaaacagaactgaaagaaagaaCCATGAAAGAGACTTTAGAGATGCTTTGCACTTGCCAGGCTATTCAGCATGATGGGATCCTCATTGAAGCCAACGATATGGAGAGTGTGAAGATGGTGAAGTACCAGCTCAGCAGCCCAGGTGCTCCAGATATCCTGAAAGAGGAGGTTGTGGGAGGCCATCTGCAAAGGATcatgctgcagctcctgcacagAACCAACGTGGAAGCACAGAGTGTGCTGGTGGAGGAAGATAGAGAGGGCAAGATCAAAGTAAGCCCGTTGCAGCTACTGGACCAGAGTGAAGCTGTTAAAGGCAAAGAGGACTTGAGTGGAAATGTAGCTAAGGCTTTACAGGGTCTCCTCAGTCAAGATGCTTCCATCAAAAAGGGGATGGTCTTACAAGAGACAAAGTCAGGATCAGTGAAGATGACTCTCTACTCCCTTCTGTTCCATTCTGTCCAGCAGAAAGTTGTCAAGGGGGATGTGAAGTCAACAATAGGGAACCTGTTGGCTTCTTCTCAGGagcagaaaacaacagcaactgTTAAGCGTGAGGACAATGAGAGGGGAAATGTCCAGCTTTTTGCAAGCTGCATTGAGAAGGGAGATCTAAACTATCTGAAGAATCTCCAGCAGGAATCAGAGATACAGTCCCTCATCTCTTCCCAAGCAGAGCAGGGGGAAGGTGAGAGTGCCCCACAGGTTTTGCAGGGGGCTAAGATGCATATCTTACCAAATAAAGAACAAATAGAGAAAGTAGTTGCAGAGAGTGAGCCAGGGGCTATGGAGGGAGCAAAAAAAGTATTCACATGTGAAAGCATGGGCAAAGAGGGTGGATTAGAGAGAGAGGCTGTGCATGCAGCAGGTGTGACAGGCACCACAGTGCAATGTCTTGGGAAGCCCCTGCCCACAGtgatgggaaaggaagaaattctttcaggAGGGCTTAAAGTGACTACAAAGTCAATTCAAAGGGTTGCAGATGTCAGcaagaaggcagagaaagaagcagccaGCACTACCAGTTTGAAGGAACCCAAAGCTATGATGCAAGGCAAATTTCCAACCCAAGTGACTGCTCAGAGGGGAGAAATGGCTAGGAAACAGCAGAGTTCGGTGACTGGGGAAGCCAGCCAGACGCAGCCAGAAGAAAAGGCTCTTGGGAGTGATCTTCAGACTGCAATGCAAAGCCTGAGGCTagcaacagcagaagcaaaaaacaTTCAACACCATGTTCAGAGCAAGCTACAGAGGAACAGAGAGGAAGTCCACAtggcctgcaggcagcaggcagccagcacaCAGGGGACAGTGACCCTTCAGTCAACCGTACGTCAACAAGACTCTGCATCCACCACGCAGGAGAGCACCAGCACTGCCATCAGGACCGCCACCTCTAGAGTCCAGGAGGCATCCAAGACCCACACAAGCATGTCTCAGAAGAGCATAACATCACACAAAAAGGTCAGTGCTTCAGAGGAAGTACAGGGAGGACAACTGTTGAGCCAGGAAAGCCAAGTTGTGCCTAGTAGAGATTTTAGCATTAAGGATGGCCTTTATACTGCCACACCCGTGAAAACCTATATAAACCCTTTTGTTGAGTCTGATTACAAAGAGCAATCAGTGCAAGAAGAAAGAGATGTTATTATCAGAGGGGATGTACAGACAGCTATCAGAGCACTGCAAAGTGCCGCCACAGAACAGCGCCTGGTAGAAAAGGAGGACGTTGTCCGAGGTAATTTAAAAGCCACACTTCAGTCGCTGGAAAAGTCTAACGTTAATGTCTCCAGAGGGGATTTTAAAGCCGCTATGATATACAGAAATGCAGGGCAGTCCTATTCTgtgtgtaaaaagaaaaatgagactcAAGTCGTTAGTAACCAGACAGCTGTAGTGGCTTCAGGGTCGCAGGCTGATAAtgactttcctcctcctccctcagttGCTGTGATGAAAGCAGAGCATTGCCCACCCTCAACTAAAGCAACAAGAGAAGGTGCCCTTCCACTACCAACCAGCAAAGATGAAGCCCCAGGATGTTCTGCACCACTCCAGACCCCTCTTCCTGCCCTCCCTTCTCTGTCCTGCAAACCCAGTGATCAGAGTCCTGCAGAGAAGCCCAGGACTtctccaaaaccagaaattactgccccactgaggaaaaaacccattcCCCCTCCAAAACCCGAGCATCTCTTACACGAGGCACATTCTGCCTCTGCAAATAACAGCACAAGCAGATCAACCAAACCCATCCCTCCACCCCTACCTCCAAAACCTCCAGGCCTTAGGGAGATCAGCAAGCCAAAGCCTCCCCCCACAGAGCTGGGATTAAGCTGCATGGAAGTATGTGAACAATCAGGCCATGGGGAGGTTCAGGCAAAATGCTGCACCTTGGAGACATCTGTGGACAAGCCTGTCACAGTTCAGGGTATGAGCCCTGAGAGAAAGCTGCCAAGAAACACTGCCAAAACCCCTCTTCAAATGGCAGAGGAAAGGTACAAGGCAAGCAAAGGAGGACAAGGAAAGGTGGAATCAGACAGTGCTAAGACTTTGAAGCCAATAAAAAATGGAGTGGTTACTTTTGAAGTCGAGCAGGGAATGATaagtgggaaagcagcagctccaagGCGATGCCCAGGTGAGGTGGTTCAGAGGCATATAGAGCTGTGCCAAGACAAGAATGGATGCTCTTCGGTATCACATCCAACCTGTCCTGGTGGAGCACAGACACTTAATGTGCCAGGACAGACTGAGCCAAGCACCTCCCCTGTGGGCCACACCATTCCTCCAAAGAGAGGAGATGACGTTGCACAAAATGCCTCATCCAAGGTGGAAAGGGAAAGTGTGTCTAATTCTTATGGATCATGGGACAGGCAGAGAGTCATGCAGCAGGTGAATGAGAGGAGGCAAATGTGCCATTCAATGTCCTTCCATCAACAGCCAATAAACTTTGAGAAGCAACAGCAGGGGAGTAGTGGGCAATTGAAATGTCCTGATGGAGATGCAGAGACACCTGGCCAGGAGAAGCCAGCAGTTGTTATGAGAGAAAAACctaagagagaaac comes from Grus americana isolate bGruAme1 chromosome 2, bGruAme1.mat, whole genome shotgun sequence and encodes:
- the XIRP1 gene encoding xin actin-binding repeat-containing protein 1 isoform X3; this encodes MEKAEKLKPAQSFPFLCHSPRSSPEHRAVLLRKSASVSELVARYQSILDCESSMSKQEHRKSIQRKAQWSPATTKWKESPAKEGKMSHNRQAIISLVPDTADDSATGRSYERTRSFLDISDNTSRILHQGQGRFSAPSVKELSALYLSQTAAAAAHASSPAQPSTVKDNSIRSPHSQKKSKMAEAQKSSKVAIKKMEDDLPPPPAPGSVQVIIPGNQDPNPLPVPPPKQAFSKFYQQRQVNELKRLYRHMHPELRKNLEEAVTEDLAEMLNTEDPNAQASVNLDKVLPGEVQSMRWIFENWALDSIGDHQATKKLTEEEIIPGGDVKSTSLKFESQSINGDSLSTPTKVSETDLARGDVHTARWLFETQPLDSLNKLYSDETEMQEAVLKEPVQGGDVKGARQLFEAQSLDAIGRCCSVEEKSILQLKSEIQELKGDVKKTIRLFQTDPLCAIRDKTGNIHEIKSVCREEIQSNAVRTARWLFETQPLDTINKDTSKVKIIRGISLEEIGRPDVSGARWIFETQPLDAIREITVEEQDFKASTDFVTGADVSKQRMLFETQTLDSLKGEASESIVAKEQVIGGDVKSTLWLFETQPMETLKDNFEVGQLKKVELSAEEKGDVKQRKHVFETCPFGSISKAFEEEIPATSMEEVVKGDVKSFKTLFETLPLDSIKQADAEPVTKEEEKIPAGNVKANQILFETTPLYAIKDSFGNFHEVTSVSREQIISGDVKNYKWMFETRPLDQFDESTKKVDIIRGITKQEVVAGDVRTAKWLFETQPMDVIHHQAMQGEGHPLVKREISQRGDVKTCRWLFETQPIHTLYEKAEKKQEEDGIVPQADVKSYTWMFETRPLDSLKGQEEQYLQVSKAYSQDELQGVDVKTVRHLFETEPLGSSVISEADRKKNMRYSSRVEIQSGEVSRVKEFFEAKPLDTATKPTSQKDDGTIEAGSVHKFTWLFENYPMDSLKDSSEGIQEIPPEKNIKGGDVGGKRFVFETYSLGQIHDKVDETELQKIQKDTMSKANVKSCTMLFESQPLYAIQDKEGGYHEVTSVQKEEIMKGDMKGARWLFETKPLDQIKKEEEVFVIRAVTQEDIKKGDVQAARWRFETEPLDSFSGGKMSVPRTVDDVQKGDVQSNKKLFESQQVGQKKYVRMVSVSDVQRGDVRTSTWLFENQPVDSLYGDAERGSSISTVQREDSQKGDVKRCTWLFETQPMDTLKDPEVTASAGAQEVIPRADVKSTTWLFESTPLDKFSASEGNIETELKERTMKETLEMLCTCQAIQHDGILIEANDMESVKMVKYQLSSPGAPDILKEEVVGGHLQRIMLQLLHRTNVEAQSVLVEEDREGKIKVSPLQLLDQSEAVKGKEDLSGNVAKALQGLLSQDASIKKGMVLQETKSGSVKMTLYSLLFHSVQQKVVKGDVKSTIGNLLASSQEQKTTATVKREDNERGNVQLFASCIEKGDLNYLKNLQQESEIQSLISSQAEQGEGESAPQVLQGAKMHILPNKEQIEKVVAESEPGAMEGAKKVFTCESMGKEGGLEREAVHAAGVTGTTVQCLGKPLPTVMGKEEILSGGLKVTTKSIQRVADVSKKAEKEAASTTSLKEPKAMMQGKFPTQVTAQRGEMARKQQSSVTGEASQTQPEEKALGSDLQTAMQSLRLATAEAKNIQHHVQSKLQRNREEVHMACRQQAASTQGTVTLQSTVRQQDSASTTQESTSTAIRTATSRVQEASKTHTSMSQKSITSHKKVSASEEVQGGQLLSQESQVVPSRDFSIKDGLYTATPVKTYINPFVESDYKEQSVQEERDVIIRGDVQTAIRALQSAATEQRLVEKEDVVRGNLKATLQSLEKSNVNVSRGDFKAAMIYRNAGQSYSVCKKKNETQVVSNQTAVVASGSQADNDFPPPPSVAVMKAEHCPPSTKATREGALPLPTSKDEAPGCSAPLQTPLPALPSLSCKPSDQSPAEKPRTSPKPEITAPLRKKPIPPPKPEHLLHEAHSASANNSTSRSTKPIPPPLPPKPPGLREISKPKPPPTELGLSCMEVCEQSGHGEVQAKCCTLETSVDKPVTVQGMSPERKLPRNTAKTPLQMAEERYKASKGGQGKVESDSAKTLKPIKNGVVTFEVEQGMISGKAAAPRRCPGEVVQRHIELCQDKNGCSSVSHPTCPGGAQTLNVPGQTEPSTSPVGHTIPPKRGDDVAQNASSKVERESVSNSYGSWDRQRVMQQVNERRQMCHSMSFHQQPINFEKQQQGSSGQLKCPDGDAETPGQEKPAVVMREKPKRETEDERRKRLSVHKEEIMKGNVKEAMEIFENLRRQEQLQEILTRVKEFEEETSKVDVKALKSFFEKVPDWVVHQKDHQAKQQDRAETLAKEDTDSVSSVELVFEDLERASAEIIHLKEQTLARLLDIEEAIRKALYSVSSLKSESDIAGLSGLFKESLGNTQSSVSSSNIRKISIVSSKAKQEGTTLETGEAAPVGGAKVAEKTEVTKAELEVPRLVQSRVSSPSSPSYISIESAARKTAESPKTAHSPWDVTSPDCLDTPGKKDAFAQDSFSSFNHPSAGSAGHDMTPFEKRPEPMQTKAGLSSVKQHTLGNANHQISEKERCPPDTSKGSCHCGMKAGFSDYCSLNVPSPQNPRRQKSILELQTGPDGSKLYGATRTVMEQYEEMDQFGNKIITSSTTVTKQSETQTSSTCNAVSHPQYEVSALPVFRRYLKSPGEDFHTNGSFQEPGVVFVTFGNSKPKK